The stretch of DNA AATGACATTCACCTGGCTGAGGTCAACGAAGCCTTTGCCGTGCAGGTTCTTGCTGTGTTGCAAGGGCTGGGTTTATCCCATGCGATGACTAACGTCAACGGTGGCGCGGTTGCCCTGGGGCACCCGCTGGGCTGCTCGGGCGCGCGCATCATGGTCACATTGCTGCATGAAATGCGCCGCAGGGCAGCCTTTAGCCCCAGGACCTTTTACGGGCTGGCGACGCTGTGTGTGGGCGTGGGGCAGGGAGAAGCCACCATCGTCGAATGGCTCGGCTGAACCCTGGCGAAGGTCTCAGCTTTCCTCAACATCCCCCAGTGCGCGGGCAATCAACTCCTGGATGCGCCCCACCATACTGACCGGATCGGGGTGTAGTCCCTCCACCAGCAGGGCGTTCTCAAAAATCTGCTCAGCCGCAAGGTCAAATTTGGGATCGGCGGGTCGTAGCGCGGACAGCCTGGCGATGATGGGATGTTTCGGGTTCAATTCCAGCACCTTTTTGGGCAGCTCAAAGTCCTTATCCATCATTTGATACACCCGCTGAACGGATTGGTCGGGCGCTCCCTCAGGGTCCACCAGCCGTGCTGGCGACGCCGATAGTCGCGTGGAGACGCGCACCGCACTGACCCGCTCGCCCAAAAGCGACTTGAAGCGCACGATCAAATCTGCCAGGGCTGCCTGGTCGAGCACGGGCTCGGCGTCATCCTCACGGGTCTCCTTTTCGATTTGGGGCGGTTCGGCTGCAGCCACATTGACCAGCGGGTGCTCCTGGAAGGCTTTTAACTGCATGAGCATAAAGGGGTCCACCTGGTCAGCCAGTACCAGCACTTCAATCCCCGCCGAGCGGAAGGCGTCCATGTGTGGACTGTAGCGCACCGCACTGGCGTCTTCGCCCAGGAAATAGTAAATCTCCTTTTGCCCAGGCTTAGCCCGAGCCAGGACATCCTCCAATGAAGACCAGCCGCTCGGGTCCCTGTCAGTATGGAAGCGCAGCAGGGGAAACAGCTTCTCCGGTTCATCCTGTTCGATAGCCACACCTTCTTTAATAAAGCCGCCGTAGGTTTCCCAAAACTTGAGGTACTGATCGGGGTCGGTTCTGCCCAGGTCGGTGAGGGTCTCCAGCACCTTGCCGGTCACCAGCCGCTTGAGACGCGCCATCACATTGCTGGACTGCACCATCTCACGCGAGACGTTCAGGGGCAGGTCTTCAGAATCAACCACGCCCTGCACAAAACCAAGGTAAAGGGGCAAGAGATCGATGCTGAAATCCTGGATGAGCACCTTGCGGGCATACAGTTTGAGACCGGGCTCTTTGCGGGGCGAGAAGACCAGGTTGCGCGGGTCGGCGGGGATGTACAGCAGGGCATACATCTGCACCGGAGCGTCAACGACCATGTGCGCGTGCACCAACGGATCGCTGAAATCGAGGGTGAGTTGCTTGTAAAACTCGCTGTAAGCGTCACTTTCCACCGTGCGCGGTGATTGACGCCACAATGCCGTCTGACGGTTGACAGGCGCGTCTTCGTCATTGATATAGATCGGATACTGGATGAAATCAGAGTGGCGTTTGATCACCTGGCGCAGGCGGGTTTCATCAAGGAACTCCCTGGCATCCTCTTTGAGGGTGATGCGCACCTCGGTGCCGCGTTTGTCACGGTCACCGGGGGCGAGGGTGTAGGTGTCTTCTCCAGCAGCCTGCCAGGCAGCGGATTGGGCGTCCTGTCGATAAGAGCGCGAAACCACCCGGATCGAATCGGCGACCATGAAGGCTGCGTAAAAACCCACACCAAATTGACCGATGATCTCGGTCAGGCTCGCCTGGCTGGTTTGAGCAGCTTCCACAAAGGCTCTGGCGCCGGAATGGGCGATCGTGCCCAGGTTTTCAATCAGCTCATCGTGCGTCATCCCGATGCCGGTATCCTCTACGATTAGAATCCCGGCGTCCTTATCGGCGCGGATGCGAATCTCGGTTGGGAGATCCGGGTCGTGCACATCGCGATCCGTGAGCATGATGAAGTCGAGCCGCGCCAGGGCATCGGAGGCATTCGAGATCAATTCGCGCAGGAAGATCTCCCGTTCGGTGTACAGGGAATGGATGAGGATGTTCAATAATTGCTGGGTTTCGGCTTTGAAGGGGATTGGCTGGTTTTTAGCAGGTTTGGATACTTCTGGCATGGTTAAAAACGCCCTTTCAGTTTATTTGTTCAGTGACACTAAATATAATCGGGGTGAATAAGAAATATATAAGAGCGTGGTGGGTATTAGGGGTTTGACGCCCTTCGATTGCGCTGTCACCGCCCCCGGTCAACCCCGGGTCTCACTTACGCGAACAAATCCTCGCGTTCGAATTTTTCATCCAGTTTGGACATACCATACGAAGCCAACGCTCCCAGGGCAAACAGGAGCGCGCTCAGGGCGATCTCCCAGCCTACTACCCCTTTTGGGATGATGGCGATGGTGGAACCGATCACCACGCCAAGGATCAGGTGGTACATCAGCGCATAGAATTTCTTGAACAGCCAGGCGATCAATTTAGCCAGGGCGAACACAGCGATCAAGCCTCCCAGCGCCAGAGGAATAATCACACCCAGATCAAGTGTCGCTATTCCGGCAGCCATGGGATGATACAGTCCAAAATACATCAGGAAGTTGGAAGGGCTGAGGCCCGGCACAACGATGCCCAACCCGATTAATGCGCCACTCAGCATCCAGTTGAGAAAAGAGGGCGAAAGCTGCACCCAGTTTTCATTCTCCATCCAGACCATTAAGAACACGGTGCCAACCGAAATGCCGGCTAACAGCGCCCAATGCCACCAGGACCGCCCTTGTTTTCCAGAGGTCTTATACAACGAGGGAAAAGTGCCGGCAATGAAACCAATGAACAACCAGGTGAACAACGCTGGATAATGTTTGAAAGCCAGATCAACAGCGGCTGAGAAAGCCACCGTGCCGATTATCCCGCCAATGCCGACAGGAAGAAAAAAGAGGAAATTTTGCAGGAATTTATGCCTGAAATTCCCTAAAAAGCGGATCAGAGGCTCATAGATGCCAAACACAACCGCCAGTACGCCACCGGAAAGCCCCGGGGTGATAAACCCGATCCCCACCATGATGCCTTTGAGCAGGCGGATTACCCAGTCAACCACCGGGTTGGTTTTCTTTGTGAATTCACTGGTCGACATGATTATGGCTCACTTTTCAATGTTGATTTAAAAAAACGCCCATCAATCTTACCCGTTTCCCAATTTAAGGCAAAGGAGCGCCACACAAACAGGAGGCAGGACGGTCAGAATTGAGTTGAACGCAGCGCCTAATAATCGCGCATCAGCATCAGGATACGGGCAAAATGTTTGGCTGCTTTCGCGTACAAGTCCAGGCTGATCGATTCGTTGGGTGCGTGTGCCCGGGAATCGGCGTCGTTGGCGCCGTTAGAGATAATTGGCACCCCCAGGTATTCCTGGAACATGAAATTCGGGCCCGAACCGCCGATCATCGGGTTGATGCGGGTGGGTTTGTCATAAACGTCTTCTGCCGCCCGCACAGCCAGACCCACCGCCGGGTGGTCGGGGTCAGTTTTGGCGCCCGGGTTGCCGCCCAGGTAGACGATTTCGATATCGGAAAATCCATGCGCGTCGAGGTGTTCTCGAAGCTGTGCGAGCACCTGCTGAGGTCGCTGGTCGGGTACCAGGCGAAAATCCACCTTGGCGCTGGCTTCGGCTGGCAGCACGGTCTTGGAGCCTTCGCCCTGGTAGCCGGAATTCAGCCCGCAAATCGTGCAGGTCGGCTGATAGACGGCTTGAATGGCGAGTTCCAGCGGGTCATCCACGCCTTTCAAAAAGCCCTCTAAACCGTAAACTTCGCGGTAATGGGCGCGCATATCCGGTAATTGAGCGAGCAATTCTTTTTCGCGCGGCGTAGGTGGGATCACTGAATCGTAAAATCCCGGCAAAAGGATGTTCTCATACGGGTCTTTGAGGGTGCTCAGTGCCCACACCAGGCGCCAGGCTGCATTCGGGAAGATCGAGCCACCGGTGCCTGAATGTACATCCCGGATCGCTGTGCGCACTCGCAGCTCAACATAGCAGATGCCCCGCAATCCCAGCATCTGGATGGGTGCGTTTTCATGGTCAACACCGCCCACCTCCCACACGCACACATCGCCAGCCAGCAAGTCTTTGTTAGCCTTCACAAAGGGTTCCAGGTTAACGCTGCCAATCTCTTCTTCGCCCTCAACGATGAATTTAACGTTGCAGGGAAGTTCACCTTCACGGTCCAGGATGGCATCAATGGCATGCAGGCGGGCGGTAAAGTTGCCCTTATTATCAGAAACGCCGCGCGCATACAGACGTCCATCACGCAAGGTCGGCTCAAAAGGCGGTGAATCCCATAATTCCAGGGGCTCGGCTGGTTGGACATCATAGTGATTGTAGGAAATCAGGGTGGCATCGCCCTGCCCTTTCCGCTCGCCAAACACCACCGGCGATCCGCCTGTGGGCATAATCGACACGGAAAAGCCGCGCGCTTTCAAGGCACCTGCGACCAGTTCGGCGCACTCCTCAATGCCCAGGTTCTGGGCTGCCACACTGGGTTGGGCCAGAAGGCGCGAAAGCTCGTCAACGCTTTCACCCAAATGTGTTTCAATATATTGATCGATAGCTTGAATGTTTATGGTTCATCTCCTATGTGTCTAAATCAACTTTTATCGCAAAATCCTTCCATCAAAATACCCCCTTCAACATCCCGATCAGCCAGTCGCCCGCATAGGCAAACATCATCATTTTTAAGACCTTGCCAATCAAACAGTAAATCAGGAATTTGGTGACCGGCATCTTCAACATCCCAGATAGCATGCCTGCCATGTCAAATAAGGGGTTGGGAATGAAAGCTAAAATCAAAATGGTGATGTCGCCGTATCGACGCATCCAGTTGACCACCTGGTCGTAGTGGGCGGAGTTTTCCACCAGGGGTTGCCCGCTGAAACCTGCCAAATAACCCGAAAGCTCGCCCAGGGCTGCACCGGTACCTGCCGCAATTGAGACCCAAAATGGGTTAAACACGGCTCCCATGGCAGTGGTGAAGAGCACACCTGGTACGGGGACCAGGATGGTGGCATTGGCCAGAAGCGAAAACAAAAAGATGCCCGGGTATCCAAACGCTTGCAACTCCTGAATTCGTTCACGTTGGATGAAAAGAAACGCCGTCAGCGCGATAACAAACAGCAGGACGACTGCACGGATGATGTTGAGCGTACGCTTGGGAAGACGTTCTACCAGGGGTAAACGTTTGGGAGGCAATTCCTCTTCAGGCGAGGAGAGATGGTCATTTTCCATCGACAGGTAAGTGTCCTTCCAACAGAGACTGCAAACGCGCGATGACCATGTCCAACGCAACCACGTTAAAACCACCCTCCGGGATGATGATGTCGGCGTAGCGTTTTGATGCGTCAACAAATTCAAGATGCATGGGGCGCACTGTGCGCAGATACTGGTCGACCACCGATTGCAGGGTGCGACCCCGTTCCTGGATATCCCTCAACAGACGCCGAATCAGGCGGATATCTGCGTCTGTGTCCACAAAGATCTTCATATCAAACAGGTCCCGCAGTTCCTTTTCAACAAAGATCAGGATGCCTTCCACCAGGATGACGGGCTTTGGCGACACGTGAACCGTCTCCGTTTTGCGGCTGTGGGTGCTGAAATCATAAACTGGCATCTCAATCGCCTGGCCGCGTAATAATTGTTGGATATGCCGCACCATCAGGTCGGTTTCCAGTGAATCGGGATGATCATAATTGACCTTGGCGCGCTCCTCGGGAGTCAGGTGTTTCTGATCTCGATAGTAGGCATCGTGCGCCAGGAAGGCGATACTACCCATACCCATGCGTTTACGGATCAAATCTGCCAGCGTGGTTTTCCCTGACCCGGTACCCCCGCCAATGCCCACAACCATGGTGTTTTTGCTTTTCGATTCAGTCATCATGTTACGATTATAATCGCAATTCAGGTATAATCGGTTTTAGAATTTGTTCATTTGGAGGTTAAATGCGAGCAAAACTGATTGATGGCAAAGCCATCGCTGAAGCCCTGCGCGAAGAAGTTAAACAAAAGGTGGCAGAACGGGTTAAAAAGGGTTTGCCCGCTCCTGGCCTGGCAACGGTGCTTGTGGGAGAGAACCCGGCTTCCCAGGTGTATGTGCGTATGAAGCACAAGGCTTGCCAGGAAGCCAATATCATCTCGACCGGCAATGTGTTGCCTGCCAACGCCAGCCAGGCTGAAGTAGAAGACCTGGTGCACAAGTTGAATGCCGATGCCAACATTCACGGCATCCTGGTGCAGTTACCCCTGCCGGCAGGTCTGGATGAGGAGCGTGTGCTCAACACGATCAGCCTGCAAAAGGATGTGGACGGCTTTCACCCGATTAATATCGGTCGCCTGGCGCAAAAAGGGCGGGAACCGCTCTTTATTCCAGCTACTCCGGCTGGCGTGATGTATTTACTGGAGGATAGCGGCGTTGAGCTTTCGGGCGCCAACGCCGTTGTTTTAGGGCGTTCGAACATCGTTGGCATGCCGGTGGCTTTGCTGCTGGTCAAGGCGAATGCTACCGTGACCATCTGCCACTCGCGCACCAAGGAAATCCCAGCGCTGATTCGCGAAGCTGATGTGCTGGTGGCTGCGGTGGGCATCCCCGAATTTGTGCGCGGTGACTGGGTTAAGCCCGGTGCCGTCGTGATCGACGTGGGCGTCAATCGCATCGAAGACGAGACCCGTAAAAGCGGTTATCGACTGGTGGGCGACGTGGCCTTCGATGAGGTCGCTGAAGTCGCCGGTGCGATCACCCCGGTGCCTGGCGGTGTGGGCCCGATGACCATCGCCATGCTGTTGCACAACACGCTGCGCGCGGCTCGCCTGGCAGACGGCAACGGAATGGCAAACGCCGCGTAGCGCATCATTGAGCGGTTTTCAAGCAATTGGCGCTCGGCGGCGATTGAAGCACACCGATTATTGCTGGTCACTCACAATCTGCCCGTGAACTTTAATATTCCAGCAAGATCGTCACCGGGCCGACGTTGACCAACGCTACATCCATGTGTGCGCCGAAAACGCCGGTTTGAGTGGGAATCCCCCTGGCTGATAGTTGCTCGGCACAAGCCTCCACCAGGGGTTCGGCGATCTCGGGCTTAGCCGCGTCAATAAACGATGGACGCCGCCCTCGGCGGGTATCGGCATACAGCGTAAATTGCGAAACGACGATTGCCTCTCCGTCCACATCCAGAGCGGAAAGGTTCATTTTTCCCTCATCATCTTCAAAGATGCGCAGATGCGCGATTTTTTCGGTCATTTGTTCCACGGTCGCCAGGGTGTCTTCCGGCGCCACTCCCAGCAGGATCACCAAGCCCTTTCCGATCTCAGCGACAACCTGCCCGTCGACGGTGACCCGACCCTGCGACACGCGTTGGATGACGGCTTTCATAGGCTTCTCCTGGTTGACGAATTTACCATTATCATGCCGATTATAGCATCAATGGCATACCACGATGCCCGCTCAGCCATTCTTAATCACTCCTTATTCGCATGGACTATAATCAACACATGCCACATTCACTGAAGAACTTCGAGCTGGTCTGGATCGACCAGCCTCAGCATCTGCGCCACGCCGCTGAAGAACTGGCTTCCCAGCAGATCCTGGCGATTGACACCGAATCCAACAGCCTGTACGCTTACCAGGAGCAGGTCTGCCTGGTGCAAATTTCCACCCGACTAAAAGATTACCTGATTGACGCCCGCGCGCTGCCCGATCTATCCCCCCTGGCAGAAATTTTTAACTCCGACCGTATCCTGAAGGTGTTCCACGCCGCCGAGTATGACCTGATCTGCCTGTTTCGCGACTATGGCTTCAGGTTCAATTTTATATTTGACACCATGCTCGCAGCGCGCATCCTTGGGTTTCAGCATGTCGGTCTGGGAGCACTGCTGGAAAAATATTTCGGTGTCCAGATGAATAAAAAATACCAGCGTGCGGATTGGGGCAAACGCCCCTTGAAACCTGAGATGCTGGAATACGCCCGCCAGGACAGCCATTACCTGATCGCCCTCCAGGAGCAATTACGCGCCGAATTGGTTGCCGCTGACCTGCTTGACCTGGCAGTGGAAGATTTTACACGCCTGACCATCGGAATTGAAGATACGACGGAAACCTGTGCCGACGATTTTTGGAAAATCCACGGGGCGCGTGACCTCAGCCCCGAAAAAGCTGCCGTGCTAAAAGCGCTATACAATTTTCGCGAATCGGTTGCTAAAGCCCAGAATAAACCCTCATTTAAAGTTCTCAGCAATCAGACGCTGATTGAATTAGCCACAGCCTGCCCCAAACACCAGGCTGACTTGCTGGAACGATCCACACTGCACGAAAGACAGGTCAGGCGTTATGGGCCGGGATTGCTGGTCGCTGTGCAGGAAGGTCTGCAGGCACAGCCTGAGCACCCACCCAATCACGTCCGGCCGCGTAACTCTGTGCTCAACCGCATGGAGATTTTGCAGGAATGGCGCAAGGAAACCGGTAAAGCGCTGGGCGTGCCCTCCGATGTCGTCATGCCCCGTGACGTTCTCTGCCGGATCGCCCGCGCAAATCCAAGGGATCTTTCAACGTTGAAGGCGCAGATGTTTGATGTGCCTTACCGGTTTAACCGTTTTGGTCAGGACATGCTCAGCGTTATCACCCGTGAAGGACTTGAGGATTGAGGCTTTCTCTGCATGGCGCTGACCTCACCATCACCGGCTCGAAGCACCTGCTGGAAAAAGTTTAAGTCCATAAGATTTTCACCAACGTCCATCTCATAAGTGACTATTCCCCGTTGAATTTCGAGTATAATGGATGCCTGCCCGTTGGAGAGGTGCCAGAGTGGTTTATTGGGGCGGTCTCGAAAACCGTTGTAGCCTTGCGGCTACCGAGGGTTCGAATCCCTCCCTCTCCGTTATCGGCAATATTCAGGGCGGCGCACGAGGGAAAAGCACGGGTATTAAGCATGGGTTGTCCTCCCCCTTTGAATGTTGGTCAATTGTCAATCGTGGAAGATGATTAAGCGCCATTTTTATTTTGGGTAACCATCATCGTAAAGGCTGTATTTCTATTGAGGCACTGTGCTCAATCATAAACGGTTGGGGTAACCCGATCAGGCAGTAGCGATTCAGAGTTCTTCTATGGGCACGTAGCGCCTATTTTGACCGATGTGGTATATTTAGACGCTGGCACAATGATCATTCGAATCAGAAAGCAACCGGCAAACGCGGAGAAAAGCACCCCTGCAGGACGGGCGTAGAACCGTCACTGCAGGGATCCATTTAAAAAGGAATTTGATAATGACCGAGATTGTGAGAGAAAAACCTGTGAAATTCAACCTGCCCAGGCGCATCAAGGGCCTGGGAGATTTAGCTTACAACCTGTGGTGGGTATGGCAACCGGAGGTGCAACGCTTATTTAAAATGATGGATGCCCTGTTGTGGGAGGATTCTTATCATAACCCGGTGGTCTTCTTGCGCGATATAGAACGCGCCCGCCTGGATGCCATGATCAATGACCGCTATTTTTTGGATCGATACGACCGTGTCATGCGGGATTTTGATCGGTATATGAAAGAGAACGACACCTGGTTTTCGACCACCTATCCGGCTTTACACGAAGAAATGGTTGCTTATTTTTCATTTGAGTTTGGATTGCATGAATCCCTGATGGTCTATGCTGGCGGTCTGGGCATACTTTCCGGCGATCATCTGAAAGAAGCCAGCGACCTGGGCATTCCCCTGGTGGCCGTGGGTTTTTTGTATACATACGGGTACTTTTCTCAGCGGATTAGCGAAGACGGCTGGCAGGAAGCCGAAAACGTCCCGATCGATTTTAATGCCTTGCCCCTGGTTCATTTACTGGATGATGCGGGTAAGCCGATCAAAATCGCAATTGACCTGCCGGGGCGGAAGGTTTACGCGCAAATCTATGAGCTGAATATCGGGCGGGTCAAGCTGTTTTTACTGAATACCAACCTGGGTGACAACAGCCCTGTCGATCGTCAATTGACCGACAAGCTTTACATCAGCGATCTTGAGCTGCGCATCTCCCAGGAGATCCTTCTGGGCATGGGCGGCGTTAGCGCACTGAGGGCATTGGGATATGCGCCAACAGCCTGGCACATGAACGAAGGGCACTCTGCCTTCCTGACCCTGGAACGAGCTCTGGAATACATCCGTAAGGGCATGAACTTTTCTGAAGCGACCGAATTGATTAATAAAACCAATATCTTCACCACCCATACCCCTGTACCCGCTGGCAATGATGAGTTCCCGCTGTGGCTGATGGATAAATATTTCTCTCATGTTTGGCCTGACCTGGGTCTTTCCCGGGATGCGTTTCTTGATCTCGCCAAAATCGAACAACCCTGGGGCGGAGAGGCCTTCAGTATGCCCGTTTTGGCTTTAAAGCTCTCGGATTTTCGCAATGGCGTTTCAGAGTTGCACGGTCAGGTGACCCGCGGTATGTGGAAATTCCTCTGGCCGGATAAAAAAGAGCAGGATGTCCCCATTGGGCACATCACCAACGGCATCCACACGAAAACCTGGTTGGCTCGCCGGATGGGTGTTCTTTTTTCACATTATATGGGTGCAGATTGGGCTGAGCATATCTGTGATATCGATTTTTGGGCAAAGGTTGAAAATATCCCTGACGATGAATTATGGGCGGTTCACAAACACCTGAAGCGCAGGTTGGTGGCATATATTATCGATCGCAGCCGGAGAAAATGGGCCAGTAATAAGGTGCACCCGGTTCAAACCCTGGCCAGCGGCGTTTTGTTGGACCCCTATGCCTTGACCATTGGATTCGCCCGCCGATTTGCCACCTATAAACGGGCTAATCTGATCTTCAGTGATTACGAACGGCTGTTGAAAATCGTGAACAATCCCCGCATGCCAGTGCAATTTGTCTTTGCTGGCAAAGCCCATCCCGCAGACGAGCCCGGGAAGCTGAGAATCCAGGAGGTCTATCGAGCGGTGAAAGATGCCCGTTTTGGCGGACGGCTGGCTTTTCTTGAGGATTATGATATGAATGTCGCTCGCCACCTGGTACAGGGCGTGGATGTGTGGTTGAATACGCCACGCCGACCTCGTGAGGCTTCAGGGACTTCAGGCATGAAAGCTGGCTTGAACGGTGTGTTGAATTTTTCCATCCTGGATGGCTGGTGGCGTGAGGGCTATAACGGGCATAACGGCTGGGCAATCGGTCAGGACAAGACCCTGTTTGAAGACCAGGCCGCCCAGGACGAAGCTGACGCGCTCAGCCTGTATGAAACCCTTGAAAACGAGATCATCCCGCTGTATTACGAACAACGCTCAGCGGATAATCTTCCATCGGAGTGGATTGCCTGGATGAAGGAAAGCATCCGTTCCCTGGGCGGACAATTCAGCATGTGCCGCATGGTCACCGAATATATGACAAAAATGTACGAACCGGCGATTAAAAACGGTATTGATGAACGAAAAGGAGTGTAATGGAAGCAATGATTGATATTTTGCTTTCACCGTCCGCCTGGTTATTTGCCCTGGGCATTTTCCTGGCGCGCATGGTCAATATTGCGATGGATACCCTGCGCATTATGTTCACCATGCGCCAAAAAAGCGGGATAGCATGGGTTTTGGGTTTTATCGAATCGACAATTTACATTTTATTGATCGGTTCGGTGCTGACAAATATCGGGAATCCCCTGAATATCATCGGTTATTCGGCAGGGTTTGCGACGGGGAATGTGCTGGGCATGGCAATTGAAAAACGCCTGGCTCTGGGTTATATGCATTTCAATATCATCAGTCGCCATCACAGCACTGAGATTGCAGATGCACTGCGCAACGCCGGCTTTGGCGTGACAGAAATCCCCGCCAGGGGGCGAGAGAGCAACTTTATGCTGGTCGATTGCCGGGTCAGGCGTAAACAATCCAAAGACGTGGAAAACCTGGTGCTTGAAATCGACCCGGAGGCTTTCATCACTGCCGAAGAAATTGTTCCTCGGGGCAGCGGGATCTGGCGCGCCTGATCGTCAAAGTGCAAAAAGGCTGCTGTCTAACTGACGGCAGCATTTTATTTAAATACAACCGCCATCGAGAGCAGGTTGTTGTATACTATTAAGAGCACTTGAAAAACAGGAGGAACCATGCCCGGAAGGAACAAAGATTTTTACCTGGGAAAGACCTATGACCTGGAAACGAAGGCTCTACAGGAGCAGCAGGTCTTCTATGACCCGGACGACCTGACCACTCACGCTGTCATCACCGGTATGACCGGGTCGGGAAAGACTGGGCTGGGCGTGATCATGCTCGAGGAAGCTGCGTTGCAGGGCATCCCGGCCATTGTGATCGATCCTAAAGGCGATCTGACGAATTTATTATTGCATTTTCCTGACCTTTTACCTGAGGATTTTCAGCCCTGGGTCGACCAGGACGCGGCCCGCCGTGAGGGGATCAGCGTGGAAGAAGCGGCAGAA from Brevefilum fermentans encodes:
- the udk gene encoding uridine kinase; translation: MTESKSKNTMVVGIGGGTGSGKTTLADLIRKRMGMGSIAFLAHDAYYRDQKHLTPEERAKVNYDHPDSLETDLMVRHIQQLLRGQAIEMPVYDFSTHSRKTETVHVSPKPVILVEGILIFVEKELRDLFDMKIFVDTDADIRLIRRLLRDIQERGRTLQSVVDQYLRTVRPMHLEFVDASKRYADIIIPEGGFNVVALDMVIARLQSLLEGHLPVDGK
- the htpG gene encoding molecular chaperone HtpG is translated as MPEVSKPAKNQPIPFKAETQQLLNILIHSLYTEREIFLRELISNASDALARLDFIMLTDRDVHDPDLPTEIRIRADKDAGILIVEDTGIGMTHDELIENLGTIAHSGARAFVEAAQTSQASLTEIIGQFGVGFYAAFMVADSIRVVSRSYRQDAQSAAWQAAGEDTYTLAPGDRDKRGTEVRITLKEDAREFLDETRLRQVIKRHSDFIQYPIYINDEDAPVNRQTALWRQSPRTVESDAYSEFYKQLTLDFSDPLVHAHMVVDAPVQMYALLYIPADPRNLVFSPRKEPGLKLYARKVLIQDFSIDLLPLYLGFVQGVVDSEDLPLNVSREMVQSSNVMARLKRLVTGKVLETLTDLGRTDPDQYLKFWETYGGFIKEGVAIEQDEPEKLFPLLRFHTDRDPSGWSSLEDVLARAKPGQKEIYYFLGEDASAVRYSPHMDAFRSAGIEVLVLADQVDPFMLMQLKAFQEHPLVNVAAAEPPQIEKETREDDAEPVLDQAALADLIVRFKSLLGERVSAVRVSTRLSASPARLVDPEGAPDQSVQRVYQMMDKDFELPKKVLELNPKHPIIARLSALRPADPKFDLAAEQIFENALLVEGLHPDPVSMVGRIQELIARALGDVEES
- a CDS encoding ribonuclease D — protein: MPHSLKNFELVWIDQPQHLRHAAEELASQQILAIDTESNSLYAYQEQVCLVQISTRLKDYLIDARALPDLSPLAEIFNSDRILKVFHAAEYDLICLFRDYGFRFNFIFDTMLAARILGFQHVGLGALLEKYFGVQMNKKYQRADWGKRPLKPEMLEYARQDSHYLIALQEQLRAELVAADLLDLAVEDFTRLTIGIEDTTETCADDFWKIHGARDLSPEKAAVLKALYNFRESVAKAQNKPSFKVLSNQTLIELATACPKHQADLLERSTLHERQVRRYGPGLLVAVQEGLQAQPEHPPNHVRPRNSVLNRMEILQEWRKETGKALGVPSDVVMPRDVLCRIARANPRDLSTLKAQMFDVPYRFNRFGQDMLSVITREGLED
- the folD gene encoding bifunctional methylenetetrahydrofolate dehydrogenase/methenyltetrahydrofolate cyclohydrolase FolD, whose product is MRAKLIDGKAIAEALREEVKQKVAERVKKGLPAPGLATVLVGENPASQVYVRMKHKACQEANIISTGNVLPANASQAEVEDLVHKLNADANIHGILVQLPLPAGLDEERVLNTISLQKDVDGFHPINIGRLAQKGREPLFIPATPAGVMYLLEDSGVELSGANAVVLGRSNIVGMPVALLLVKANATVTICHSRTKEIPALIREADVLVAAVGIPEFVRGDWVKPGAVVIDVGVNRIEDETRKSGYRLVGDVAFDEVAEVAGAITPVPGGVGPMTIAMLLHNTLRAARLADGNGMANAA
- a CDS encoding TVP38/TMEM64 family protein, which produces MENDHLSSPEEELPPKRLPLVERLPKRTLNIIRAVVLLFVIALTAFLFIQRERIQELQAFGYPGIFLFSLLANATILVPVPGVLFTTAMGAVFNPFWVSIAAGTGAALGELSGYLAGFSGQPLVENSAHYDQVVNWMRRYGDITILILAFIPNPLFDMAGMLSGMLKMPVTKFLIYCLIGKVLKMMMFAYAGDWLIGMLKGVF
- a CDS encoding M20/M25/M40 family metallo-hydrolase; translation: MGESVDELSRLLAQPSVAAQNLGIEECAELVAGALKARGFSVSIMPTGGSPVVFGERKGQGDATLISYNHYDVQPAEPLELWDSPPFEPTLRDGRLYARGVSDNKGNFTARLHAIDAILDREGELPCNVKFIVEGEEEIGSVNLEPFVKANKDLLAGDVCVWEVGGVDHENAPIQMLGLRGICYVELRVRTAIRDVHSGTGGSIFPNAAWRLVWALSTLKDPYENILLPGFYDSVIPPTPREKELLAQLPDMRAHYREVYGLEGFLKGVDDPLELAIQAVYQPTCTICGLNSGYQGEGSKTVLPAEASAKVDFRLVPDQRPQQVLAQLREHLDAHGFSDIEIVYLGGNPGAKTDPDHPAVGLAVRAAEDVYDKPTRINPMIGGSGPNFMFQEYLGVPIISNGANDADSRAHAPNESISLDLYAKAAKHFARILMLMRDY
- a CDS encoding DUF368 domain-containing protein codes for the protein MSTSEFTKKTNPVVDWVIRLLKGIMVGIGFITPGLSGGVLAVVFGIYEPLIRFLGNFRHKFLQNFLFFLPVGIGGIIGTVAFSAAVDLAFKHYPALFTWLFIGFIAGTFPSLYKTSGKQGRSWWHWALLAGISVGTVFLMVWMENENWVQLSPSFLNWMLSGALIGLGIVVPGLSPSNFLMYFGLYHPMAAGIATLDLGVIIPLALGGLIAVFALAKLIAWLFKKFYALMYHLILGVVIGSTIAIIPKGVVGWEIALSALLFALGALASYGMSKLDEKFEREDLFA
- the dtd gene encoding D-aminoacyl-tRNA deacylase produces the protein MKAVIQRVSQGRVTVDGQVVAEIGKGLVILLGVAPEDTLATVEQMTEKIAHLRIFEDDEGKMNLSALDVDGEAIVVSQFTLYADTRRGRRPSFIDAAKPEIAEPLVEACAEQLSARGIPTQTGVFGAHMDVALVNVGPVTILLEY